One window from the genome of Cryptomeria japonica chromosome 6, Sugi_1.0, whole genome shotgun sequence encodes:
- the LOC131068051 gene encoding pterocarpan synthase 1, with amino-acid sequence MATKASLFLFFVMPILLLVIFSSTPVWEVLNRCLNLGEEKMVFYVQEAANGANATVSIAGGKNSASSSVSTFGTIFVIDNPITEGLANTTKILGRLQGVEANSALNGTNFHLGASLLFENGGTLEIQGIIKTQVAQRELSVVGGTGKFRYAQGFVSVEIVASDRINLTFKFTVTIRSHLPIFKQLFGGL; translated from the coding sequence ATGGCTACAAAAGCTTCACTGTTTCTTTTCTTTGTCATGCCCATCCTCCTCCTTGTTATATTCTCATCTACGCCTGTTTGGGAAGTTTTAAATCGCTGTCTGAATTTGGGTGAGGAGAAAATGGTATTTTATGTACAGGAAGCAGCGAATGGAGCGAATGCCACTGTATCTATAGCTGGGGGAAAGAACAGCGCATCTTCGAGTGTCTCAACCTTTGGAACAATTTTTGTCATAGACAACCCCATTACTGAAGGATTGGCCAACACCACAAAGATTTTAGGAAGGCTTCAAGGAGTGGAGGCAAATTCGGCTCTTAATGGCACCAATTTTCATCTGGGTGCCTCTCTTTTATTTGAGAATGGCGGCACCCTTGAGATCCAGGGGATAATCAAAACTCAGGTGGCTCAGAGGGAGCTCTCTGTGGTTGGAGGAACTGGAAAATTCAGATACGCTCAGGGATTTGTTTCAGTTGAAATTGTAGCATCTGATAGAATCAATCTTACTTTTAAGTTCACCGTTACCATTAGATCACATCTGCCAATTTTCAAGCAACTATTCGGTGGCCTTTGA